ACGTTAACCTGACCACCAATTTTCGCTTCGTGTAAACCACTCAAGAGTTTTCCGTAATCGATGGTCAAATTGCTTACGACACGAGTAGATTCGCCAGCCATAGTCAGTAATCCGACCGTGCTCTCGGGATTGGCAGAAGTCTTTCTTCGAAATATGAGCTCCACGGTATCTAATTGGGCCTGATATCTAGACGTAAGATAATCTCCGTTCCGCATATATTCGGAATTATCTATGACGATCATAGTAGCTTCGAGCACCATGATTGGAATgtagataaagaagatcgaTGGTATTTGTACCACTGTTATTTCACctctccttttttttctttgccacTCTCTATTTTCGCGAACCCTCCCAAAACGACTCAGCTTAAAAGTTGGCTCGCGACTCTTACTGACTGAAGATGGTTTGACAACTCTTTCTTGTCTCTTCCTAAACACAATATTTTGTCATGGTCAACCCCAAAACTCAGCGACGAGTCTCTTCACAGCAGAAAAAACGTATAATACAGCGATTCAAGGAAGAAATAGCGCACCGTGAAGCAGAAATTGATAGTGACGCGGAACGTCAGATAGAGGAGATCACTCTAAAGCTACGTAACAGAGTTAGCAAAGTTGTCCGAAAGTTTTGGGACTTTAAAGTGGGCACAGTGTTGGACTATGAGAGGGAGATGAGAAGTCCTGGTACAAATGGCGAGGTGTCATTGGTTAAAATAGTCAAGGATCTAGAGGTCTCCTCTCCTAGACATCGTTAACTAACTTATACTTACTCGGTCTATATTATTTCTTTGCTAaacaaatcaatcaataaAAAATTAACATAATCATCATTCAAATTTAAATATCAGCATTTAGATCATCCCAGAAGTGCTTTCCTTCCAAAGTTGGCTTGATAATACCTGCTCTTATAACATAATCTCCAAAGtgttctccttcctctctTTCCTTGGCCCATCTGCCAAAAAGTGGAACCAAGGTATTAATAGCCTGGTCCTCATCGACATTTGTCTTGTAGAGCTTGTTGACTCTATCTCCGTTGAAGCTGCCTCCGAGTAATAAGTTGTAAAATCCATAAGACTTACCCACCAGGGCCACCTCCGCAAGCCAAGGTCTGGCACATCCATTCGGACATCCCGTCATTCTCAATACTATAGAGTCATTTCTAAGGCCgaacttctccaattccCCCTCCAATCTTTCTAGAAATTGTGGTAAAAAGCGTTCGGCTTCCGCCATAGCCAATCCACATGTTGGGAATGATACACACGATTGTGAAGCCATCCGAAGACCACTGAAGTTCTTTTCTGAAAGCGAGTACCTCTCAAGTAATGCCTTAATCTTTGGAACATACTCGTCCGTGATATCAGATATGATCACATGCTGATTACCAGTCAACCTGAACAAACCAACTGAGTTCTGCTTCATAAACTCAgcgatcttcttcataccAGTTTTATGGGGGGTATCCACGGTATCGGAGACACGTCCATTTTCAATATAGCAGGTGTAATGGTTGAGACCAGTCTCGTCTTTGCACcaaccaaagaaatcgTGGTTGAACTCGATTTTGAAAGGTCTGGACTTCTCAAACTTAAATCCTTGcaactcttccaatttAGCTTTGAACACATCCACCCCCATGTCATCTAATGTATACTTGAATCTAGCATGCTTACGATTCTTTCTGTCTCCGTGATCACGCTGCAAGATCATGATTTTCTGGCACATTAACGGCGCCCTATCATATGGAATGTAGCCAACTAAAGTGCCTGCCCTAGGGTATGTCTTGGTATTGTTGTGCGTAGTACCCATACCACCACCAAGTAAAACGTCAAATCCCACAATGGtgccttcttcaactatAGCCACAAGGCCAACATCATTTGCGTAGACATCAACATCGTTGTATGGAGGTACAGTAATGGCCACCTTATACTTTCTGGGCAAATACGTTGGCCCATACAAAGGCTCCACATCTTGCACTGCATCTCCACCAACTTTGATACGCTTAGGaccaccttcttcaccCCTTGGAACATCTCCCAATTCGGTAAGGAAAAGTTCGTGGTAAGCAGTGGTCTGCGGAAGCAATGACTTTGAAATAATACGTGCAGCATGAGACATTTGCTCATGAATATGGCGCATAGAGGGAGCAGCACCACACATCACGTTACGGGTAACATCACCACAGGCACCCAAGGTATCCATGGCGACAGCGTTGATATCTCTCACCGATGAAACTAAATCTCTCTTCACTATACCATGCAATTGGTAGGTACCTCTGGTAGTGATTTTGAAAGTATGGTTACCTCTGTCATCGGAAAGCTTATCAATAGTAAGCCATTGATCCGGAGTAGACACGTTACCAGCTAGTCTAACACGAATCATGAAAGCGTATGCAGGTTCCAAACCTTCCTGTTTTCTCTGATCTCTGAGATCTCTATCATCTTGCAAATAAACACCATGAAACTTCGTCAACTGCTGATCAGAAGCAGACATAGTGCCAGTGGACAAATCCTCAAGACCCTCTTTGATGGTACCGCGAAGAAAGTTCGACTCTCGTTTCATATCCTCATTGGTAATGGGAGGAGGTTCATCGGCATTTTCTGCGGACACACCAAGTGCTTCCCAAAGCTTAGGCTCCCAGTTATTGTAGCCTGTGTCAAAAccatctgcatcttcatcatcacctaATCCTCTCTCGCAAAGCATCTGAGCACCCAAGAGTTCTAGTCTATGATACAATTCACCACTCGGACGGTTGTAGTACttgacatcttcttgaCGAGGCCAGTATTTTGAGTCACCAAGACCGAAAACCGAGGCATGAATATTGGCCAAATCCACAGTGCTGGATTTGATAGTGTCCCAAAAATGTTTTCCACCACTAGGAAACTCACCTTGACCAGAAGTCGAAGTAATCACAATCAAGTTGGTCTCTAAAGGTAACTCATCCACTGACAAGTCGTCTAATTGAGCCAACCGAACTTTGAACCCCTTTTTTCCAGCCCTCTGTGACAACCTATTAGCCAAACCGGCAGCATTACCGTTATCGGAAGCATAGGCAACCGTCATAGGATCGCCAGACATATTTTCAAGTAGGTTTTGGAACGCCTGCTTAGAAGTCTGATGAATTTTCTCGTCGACAGCCTTGTTGTAGGTCTGCAAATTATACTGCAATTTAGCACTTTTCTGGGCAAGTAAAGTAAGTCTGTTTTCACGATCTaaaaattgttgaagctCCCGACGGATGAATGTAGAATCCAACTTGAACATTTCGCTGTATTCATCTAGATGAGGATTGAAGCGATACAAGGGCCAATAACCAGTGTCTACAGCTTCCTTTGTAGTTTTCAATATCTCCAAGTGACTCTCCTCGTTCGGTAGATATGCAAGAACAATAGCAGGACCGTCGTCATAGGCACTGGCCTCAAGGAAGGCGGTCAAAGTCTGCGTATAGGAAGAATAGAGTGCCACAGAAGCAACATAAGCATTACCATAATTCATAGCATAGAGACCAAGATTCTTTTTACTTTGACGATGATTTATTGAAGAGTCCGAATCAATGATGAGCAACTTAAGGTTTTTTTTACCCGACTGCAATGCctggtgaaaagaagccaGACCAGTATCATAACTCCATTTATCAGAACCGATTATCCAGCCGGATTTGCTCTCAAAGAAATCTTTGTAATCGAGTAACTCCGAGGCTGCAGTACGATTAGAGTGAGTCAAAGTATCTAACAATTTAGAAGCATCATAATTCGTTTTAGAAACCGAATCCGAGTTACGTGCCCAAAGTAACcatttggccaaatcatCATTCAAAGCCCCTTGGAACTTACttagcttcttctcaacaagATTTGCCAACTTGTCACGCTGATTCTCCCTATATAAGAATTTACCCAAAGTATATTCAGGAGAAGGATTGACTTTATAGTCGTTCAACACAATTACGTTTGGGCCAATCTCGTGCAAGATCTTGATATAGGCATTATCAGGTGAACTTTTAACATCTTCCTCGGTAACAGCCGTTATAGACGGATCAAAAGATTTTCCAAAAGTCAATCTCTGTATTGGCTTCTCAAGCTTACCATTAGATATCAAGTGCTGCAAAGCAGAATCAACATTTTCCTCAGTAAGCTTTAGCATTTGCGAGTATATAACTTTAGCAccagaagaaagttgaggaagaaaatcgATAATATCCAATAGCAAAGGAGAGAATTGGAAGCTGATAGAAGACTGTTCGACCAATTGAACTGCAGAGTAACCTTTAAGGGTCTTGGTTAATAGCTCTTTAAGATCGTCCAAAGCAAAAGGTCTGTACACTTTTATAACGACAAGTGCAGCATCAAATTGCTTCAAATGCGAAACCATTGGTTCAGGATCACCTAACAAAACAATAACTTGATCATACTTTTTAGATGCAAACCatccagaagaaggaaacaACTGAAACTCCGAGTATACTTTTCCTGAAAGAGACTGTAAGTGCTGAAAACCATCGGCCAATGATGAGCCAGCAAAACTGTCGTACAAGGTAGCGAGATCGTCAGACGAATAGGTAAAAGAAGTATCGTCGTCTCCATCCGAAGCTTTATAGAAAACAATGACAGACTTATCATTATTCTTAACAAGCAAATTGgcaagaatgaagaagtcatACGATTCCTTAGCGGTTGTAGCCACTAATAAAGAGACACCGAGATCTTTTGCGGCGGTCACAAAGGAAAAATCGGCATTAGTTAGACGAACAGTAAGAACAAATTTATGCTTCTTGGCGACCTTCGCATTAATAAGAGGTAAATTGATAAGGAAATCCTTAGATTCAAGGCCGATCACGGTGACAAAAGAATCCTCAGCTGAATATTCAACAAATTGGAGAGTATCATTATGCGTCAAAGCCTCAATGGTACCAACAAATGAATCGACAGTTTCCTTTGAAGGATCCACAGAGTACAACTTAGACCCTGTAACTCGTCTCAATGAGTCAGCGATTTTCGCCAATGCAAACTCTTGTGAAGACATTGCCtgagaagaataatcaAATAAATAAGTTAGATGAACGGAGAACAAAACCAAGTTCCAATTGATGGCTTTAACTTAAAATTTCCAGTTATCCAGTTTTTCggaatttttcaatttccaGATTTCAATCCCCATCTTTCCTTCTAATCTTATAAAGCCACACTATCAAGAAAGCCACTTGTACCGGGGGATCCCATATGGAAATCGGGTTGCTGGAATCGGCTGACGTATTTCACCGCGATTAGTGGCCCAAAAAAATACTGGAAAAAGCGAAAGAGCTAGGAGCTTCGGAGTTATGAAAAGTCACGTGCCGATAGTTGATGAGCAGAAAAGTTCGGCATTTGAATCGACTACTACTTATGAAATGAATAAAGAATGGTATTATTAATACTTGCTTTGATAGTGTTGTGAAAAGTCAATAAAATATATAATAGTaggaaaataaaataatCAGGTGATGAGGGAACGTATGAATGAATTGAGTAATGTAAgcatgaaaaatgaaacgAAAGTCAAGGCACAAGAAGCTAAGCTACGGTGAGTTATATCTTAGAAGGGtcctctctcttcttaaaCTCCATAAATAGATCATCCTTAGGAAAAATAGTAGCGAATACTTTAATCTTCTCACTATCAGGGGTAACCTTGTGCTTAAAGTCGGTGAACATAATGGCCTTACCGATCCAGGCAGTGAATGAAGTCATCACGTATGTTTGTCCCAAACAGA
The sequence above is a segment of the Brettanomyces nanus chromosome 4, complete sequence genome. Coding sequences within it:
- a CDS encoding uncharacterized protein (BUSCO:EOG093403VG), producing the protein MITSDGDDDTSFTYSSDDLATLYDSFAGSSLADGFQHLQSLSGKVYSEFQLFPSSGWFASKKYDQVIVLLGDPEPMVSHLKQFDAALVVIKVYRPFALDDLKELLTKTLKGYSAVQLVEQSSISFQFSPLLLDIIDFLPQLSSGAKVIYSQMLKLTEENVDSALQHLISNGKLEKPIQRLTFGKSFDPSITAVTEEDVKSSPDNAYIKILHEIGPNVIVLNDYKVNPSPEYTLGKFLYRENQRDKLANLVEKKLSKFQGALNDDLAKWLLWARNSDSVSKTNYDASKLLDTLTHSNRTAASELLDYKDFFESKSGWIIGSDKWSYDTGLASFHQALQSGKKNLKLLIIDSDSSINHRQSKKNLGLYAMNYGNAYVASVALYSSYTQTLTAFLEASAYDDGPAIVLAYLPNEESHLEILKTTKEAVDTGYWPLYRFNPHLDEYSEMFKLDSTFIRRELQQFLDRENRLTLLAQKSAKLQYNLQTYNKAVDEKIHQTSKQAFQNLLENMSGDPMTVAYASDNGNAAGLANRLSQRAGKKGFKVRLAQLDDLSVDELPLETNLIVITSTSGQGEFPSGGKHFWDTIKSSTVDLANIHASVFGLGDSKYWPRQEDVKYYNRPSGELYHRLELLGAQMLCERGLGDDEDADGFDTGYNNWEPKLWEALGVSAENADEPPPITNEDMKRESNFLRGTIKEGLEDLSTGTMSASDQQLTKFHGVYLQDDRDLRDQRKQEGLEPAYAFMIRVRLAGNVSTPDQWLTIDKLSDDRGNHTFKITTRGTYQLHGIVKRDLVSSVRDINAVAMDTLGACGDVTRNVMCGAAPSMRHIHEQMSHAARIISKSLLPQTTAYHELFLTELGDVPRGEEGGPKRIKVGGDAVQDVEPLYGPTYLPRKYKVAITVPPYNDVDVYANDVGLVAIVEEGTIVGFDVLLGGGMGTTHNNTKTYPRAGTLVGYIPYDRAPLMCQKIMILQRDHGDRKNRKHARFKYTLDDMGVDVFKAKLEELQGFKFEKSRPFKIEFNHDFFGWCKDETGLNHYTCYIENGRVSDTVDTPHKTGMKKIAEFMKQNSVGLFRLTGNQHVIISDITDEYVPKIKALLERYSLSEKNFSGLRMASQSCVSFPTCGLAMAEAERFLPQFLERLEGELEKFGLRNDSIVLRMTGCPNGCARPWLAEVALVGKSYGFYNLLLGGSFNGDRVNKLYKTNVDEDQAINTLVPLFGRWAKEREEGEHFGDYVIRAGIIKPTLEGKHFWDDLNADI